In a genomic window of Thermoproteus tenax Kra 1:
- a CDS encoding TrkA C-terminal domain-containing protein — protein sequence MAKRALVLDSGDDLTRIVIEALAENGYIIHLVSNEDRGREFTKYPVYIHTIKSENYEELLNKIGLEDIEIALFISFNDSLNISLAKFCRSRGIPRVVAVLRNNRFEEEADKFGIIAVSASQCLLGRLYRVLDLKFTRITPIRGNIGFLEMLVTSDSKVLGHTIRDVDESYGVKAAILRGDEFTTSPDSEIQEGDYFMAIGPIDSLKDLSS from the coding sequence GTGGCCAAGAGGGCTCTCGTGCTCGACAGTGGCGACGATCTGACGAGAATAGTCATTGAGGCGTTGGCCGAAAATGGATACATAATCCACTTGGTCTCGAATGAAGATAGAGGAAGGGAGTTCACAAAATATCCAGTTTATATACATACTATAAAAAGCGAGAATTATGAAGAGCTATTAAATAAAATTGGATTAGAAGATATAGAGATTGCTCTTTTTATTTCATTCAATGATTCTCTAAATATATCTTTAGCTAAGTTTTGCAGATCCAGAGGGATTCCGCGCGTGGTGGCCGTATTGCGCAATAATCGTTTCGAGGAGGAGGCCGACAAGTTCGGCATAATCGCGGTCAGCGCATCCCAGTGTCTGTTGGGAAGGCTATATAGAGTGTTAGACCTGAAGTTCACGAGGATTACCCCCATAAGAGGGAACATAGGATTCCTTGAGATGTTGGTGACGTCGGACTCCAAGGTTTTAGGCCACACTATAAGAGACGTCGATGAGTCATACGGAGTTAAAGCCGCCATTTTGAGGGGCGACGAATTCACGACATCGCCGGACTCGGAGATCCAAGAAGGCGACTATTTCATGGCCATAGGCCCCATAGATTCCCTAAAGGATCTGTCCTCTTAG